A region of Streptomyces halobius DNA encodes the following proteins:
- a CDS encoding futalosine hydrolase — MRVLVVTAVAAEGDAVCGAVGPDEAEPSSLPGSYELRRGDAVCGADGSDEAEPSSLPGGDELRRVVGRVVALDVLVAGVGPAAAAAGTATALTAAALSGEPYSLAVSAGIGGGFPPGAPLGSVVVADAIVAADLGAETPDGFTPVTGLGFGRVAHHPDPALVKACAAACGGVTGTVLTVSTATGGAARAAELAARHPEVRAEAMEGFGVAEAAAAHGVPVLEIRTVSNAVGPRDRAAWRIGDALAALTDAFRTLPGALATAATTAPAPETPHP; from the coding sequence ATGCGGGTGCTCGTCGTCACGGCGGTGGCGGCCGAAGGTGACGCGGTGTGCGGCGCCGTCGGCCCGGACGAGGCGGAGCCGTCGTCGCTGCCGGGCAGTTATGAGCTGCGGCGTGGTGACGCGGTGTGCGGGGCCGACGGCTCGGACGAGGCGGAGCCGTCGTCGCTGCCGGGCGGTGATGAGCTGCGGCGCGTGGTCGGGCGGGTGGTGGCGCTGGATGTGCTGGTCGCCGGTGTCGGCCCGGCCGCCGCGGCCGCCGGAACGGCCACCGCGCTGACCGCCGCCGCGCTCTCCGGAGAGCCGTACTCCCTGGCCGTCTCGGCCGGCATCGGCGGGGGCTTCCCGCCCGGCGCACCCCTGGGTTCCGTCGTCGTCGCGGACGCGATCGTCGCCGCCGACCTGGGCGCCGAGACGCCCGACGGCTTCACCCCGGTCACCGGACTGGGCTTCGGGAGGGTGGCGCACCACCCGGATCCCGCGCTGGTGAAGGCCTGCGCAGCGGCGTGCGGCGGGGTGACGGGCACCGTCCTGACCGTCTCCACGGCCACCGGCGGCGCCGCGCGGGCCGCCGAGCTGGCGGCCCGTCACCCGGAGGTGCGGGCCGAGGCGATGGAGGGCTTCGGGGTCGCCGAGGCGGCCGCCGCGCACGGTGTGCCGGTGCTGGAGATCCGTACGGTCTCCAACGCCGTCGGGCCCCGCGACCGCGCCGCCTGGCGGATCGGCGACGCGCTCGCCGCCCTGACCGACGCCTTCCGTACGCTCCCCGGGGCCCTGGCGACGGCCGCGACCACCGCACCGGCTCCGGAAACGCCCCATCCCTGA
- a CDS encoding 1,4-dihydroxy-6-naphthoate synthase produces the protein MPRPLNIAYSPCPNDTFVFDALAHGRVPDAPELAVTFADIDLTNGMAERGEFDVLKVSYAVLPWVLEEYALLPCGGALGRGCGPLVLTREPGTAADLAGRTVAVPSERSTAYLLFRLWAAAQVPGGVGEIVVLPFHEIMPAVRAGSVDAGLVIHEARFTYRNYGLSCLADMGEHWEDTTGLPIPLGAIIAKRSLGEETLKSLAAAVRTSVLMAWDDPEVSRPYVLQHAQEMDPQVADQHIGLYVNEYTAALGEDGYAAVRGLLTRAAAEGLVPPLGRDALTFV, from the coding sequence GTGCCCCGGCCGCTGAACATCGCGTACTCGCCGTGCCCGAACGACACCTTCGTCTTCGACGCGCTGGCGCACGGCCGGGTACCGGACGCGCCGGAGCTCGCGGTCACCTTCGCCGATATCGACCTCACCAACGGCATGGCCGAGCGCGGGGAGTTCGATGTGCTGAAGGTGTCGTACGCGGTGCTGCCATGGGTGCTGGAGGAGTACGCGCTGCTGCCCTGCGGCGGGGCGCTGGGGCGCGGCTGCGGCCCCCTGGTGCTGACGCGGGAACCGGGCACGGCGGCGGATCTGGCGGGCCGGACCGTCGCGGTGCCCAGCGAACGGTCCACCGCGTATCTGCTGTTCCGGCTCTGGGCGGCCGCCCAGGTGCCGGGCGGCGTCGGGGAGATCGTGGTGCTGCCGTTCCACGAGATCATGCCGGCCGTCCGGGCCGGTTCGGTCGACGCGGGCCTGGTCATCCACGAGGCGCGCTTCACATACCGGAACTACGGCCTGTCCTGCCTCGCCGACATGGGCGAACACTGGGAGGACACCACCGGTCTGCCGATCCCGCTCGGCGCGATCATCGCCAAGCGGTCGCTGGGCGAGGAGACGCTGAAGAGCCTCGCGGCGGCCGTCCGCACCTCGGTCCTGATGGCCTGGGACGACCCCGAGGTCTCCCGGCCGTATGTCCTGCAGCACGCCCAGGAGATGGATCCGCAGGTCGCCGACCAGCACATCGGGCTGTACGTCAACGAGTACACCGCGGCTCTCGGCGAGGACGGCTATGCGGCGGTGCGGGGGCTGCTCACACGCGCCGCGGCCGAGGGGCTGGTACCGCCCCTCGGCCGCGATGCGCTGACGTTCGTGTGA
- a CDS encoding cold-shock protein — protein MPTGKVKWFNSEKGFGFLSRDDGGDVFVHSSVLPDGVDALKPGQRVEFGVVAGQRGDQALTVTLLDPAPSVAAAQRRKPDELASIVQDLTTLLENVTQQLERGRYPDKVHGAKIAGMLRAVADQLDV, from the coding sequence GTGCCTACCGGCAAGGTCAAGTGGTTCAACAGCGAGAAGGGCTTCGGCTTTCTCTCCCGCGATGACGGCGGTGACGTCTTTGTGCACTCGTCGGTGCTGCCCGACGGCGTGGACGCACTCAAGCCGGGCCAGCGCGTCGAATTCGGCGTCGTCGCAGGCCAGCGCGGCGACCAGGCGCTGACGGTGACGCTCCTCGACCCCGCACCCTCCGTGGCCGCGGCACAGCGCCGCAAGCCCGACGAACTCGCGTCGATCGTCCAGGACCTCACCACGCTCCTGGAGAACGTCACCCAGCAGCTGGAGCGCGGCCGTTACCCGGACAAGGTGCACGGCGCGAAGATCGCGGGCATGCTGCGCGCGGTCGCCGACCAGTTGGACGTCTGA
- a CDS encoding HAD family hydrolase, translating into MAAHPFTVGFDLDMTLIDSRPGIKAAYEELSARTGTYIDADLAVTRLGPPLEQEIREWFPEERVAEISDVYRGLYPEHAISGALAMPGAREAIAGVQAAGGRAIVVTAKYEPNAELHLTHLGIDADAVIGSLWAKAKAEALREHGARIYVGDHTGDVLGAHTAGALSVAVPTGPCDASELRAAGADVLLGDLTTFPSWLAGYLANGADAASV; encoded by the coding sequence ATGGCTGCGCACCCCTTCACGGTCGGATTCGACCTCGATATGACGCTGATCGACTCCCGCCCCGGCATCAAAGCGGCATACGAGGAACTCTCCGCCCGGACCGGTACGTACATCGACGCCGACCTCGCCGTGACCCGGCTGGGCCCGCCGCTGGAGCAGGAGATCCGCGAGTGGTTCCCCGAGGAACGGGTGGCCGAGATCAGCGACGTCTACCGGGGGCTGTATCCCGAGCACGCCATCAGCGGAGCACTGGCGATGCCCGGCGCCCGGGAGGCCATCGCCGGTGTCCAGGCGGCGGGCGGCCGCGCGATCGTCGTCACGGCCAAGTACGAGCCGAACGCTGAGCTGCACCTCACACACCTCGGCATCGACGCGGACGCGGTCATCGGCTCGCTGTGGGCGAAGGCCAAGGCCGAGGCGCTGCGGGAGCACGGCGCGCGGATCTACGTCGGCGACCACACCGGTGACGTCCTGGGGGCGCACACCGCCGGCGCGCTGTCCGTCGCGGTCCCCACCGGACCGTGCGACGCGTCGGAACTCCGCGCGGCCGGCGCCGATGTCCTGCTCGGCGACCTGACCACGTTCCCCTCCTGGCTGGCGGGCTACCTGGCCAACGGGGCGGATGCCGCCTCCGTCTGA
- a CDS encoding ABC transporter substrate-binding protein — protein sequence MIPTSKLREAKKVVAAYKAHAEKIKKALSGNSGTAPRTSPPTWSVSWRARARVYGCESSATSVLTYAGLAPTDFVKGAEDGLMVEVSPEQINKAEADVIFYTSYGSKEKSRESKVTGGPLWQNMSAVKNGQTHRVDDETSLMGIGYTAADKILDGVQERLAKK from the coding sequence TTGATCCCGACCAGCAAGCTCCGCGAGGCGAAGAAGGTGGTCGCGGCCTACAAGGCACACGCCGAGAAGATCAAGAAGGCCCTCAGCGGCAACTCCGGCACGGCACCAAGAACATCACCGCCAACGTGGTCCGTTTCATGGAGGGCGCGGGCCCGCGTCTACGGCTGCGAGAGCTCTGCGACCTCCGTCCTCACGTACGCGGGCCTGGCCCCGACGGACTTCGTGAAGGGCGCCGAGGACGGGCTGATGGTCGAGGTCAGCCCGGAACAGATCAACAAGGCCGAAGCCGACGTCATCTTCTACACCTCCTACGGGAGCAAGGAGAAGTCCCGCGAGAGCAAGGTCACCGGCGGCCCCCTGTGGCAGAACATGTCCGCCGTCAAGAACGGCCAGACCCACCGCGTGGACGACGAGACCTCGCTGATGGGCATCGGCTACACGGCGGCCGACAAGATCCTGGACGGGGTGCAGGAGCGGCTGGCGAAGAAGTGA
- a CDS encoding ICP22 family protein: MGIESDQLVFDYLSRVGDLAQQRGLPSATRMRLVARLRAEIDAQQVDSVSGVKRMLARLGTPEAVVAAAVGGDGREAGGDDGPSVPLFPRPGARDRLSGLSWRSGLSGLVPAPRDGLGRGPAGGPGSNGRPGFFQKGRTGRFDAVDAPDVPEMTASPPHLAGPEELGDADDSLDWWRVEPEPFGPGEAVPGFVGGIEIPEMWERPKGDGPSLEKGGTAESDGDEEPDPEGVADERRGVRGMLRRALARPAAQAEDEDAAEEEEAAAEQPARPPLSPVVTLAVLLLVAGAVLGSWIALAAGWLLAYASRRLSRGEAKFAAMGVPGVVVGGLLVWLWGRFDGRWGEPIAEGRLGQELLDGLPGMVRVAAIASALFLVWRMRRWPRG, encoded by the coding sequence GTGGGGATCGAGAGTGATCAGCTCGTCTTTGACTATTTGAGCCGGGTGGGCGACCTGGCACAGCAGCGGGGGCTGCCGTCTGCCACCCGTATGCGGCTGGTGGCCCGGTTGCGGGCCGAGATCGATGCGCAGCAGGTCGACTCCGTGTCGGGTGTGAAGCGGATGCTGGCGCGTCTGGGGACGCCGGAGGCGGTGGTGGCGGCCGCCGTGGGCGGGGACGGCAGGGAGGCGGGAGGGGATGACGGGCCCTCCGTGCCGCTCTTTCCGCGGCCCGGTGCCCGCGACCGGCTCAGCGGCCTGTCCTGGCGCAGTGGGCTGAGCGGCCTGGTGCCGGCGCCGCGGGACGGCCTGGGTCGGGGGCCGGCCGGCGGGCCCGGCTCCAACGGTAGGCCCGGCTTTTTCCAGAAGGGCCGCACCGGGCGGTTCGATGCGGTCGATGCCCCGGATGTCCCGGAGATGACCGCCTCCCCGCCGCATCTTGCGGGCCCGGAGGAGCTGGGGGACGCGGACGACTCGCTCGACTGGTGGCGGGTGGAGCCGGAGCCGTTCGGGCCGGGCGAGGCCGTGCCCGGGTTCGTCGGCGGGATCGAGATCCCGGAGATGTGGGAGCGGCCGAAGGGTGACGGTCCGTCCCTGGAGAAGGGCGGCACGGCGGAGAGCGACGGGGACGAGGAGCCGGACCCCGAGGGCGTGGCGGACGAAAGGCGCGGCGTGCGCGGGATGCTGCGCCGGGCCCTCGCCCGTCCGGCCGCGCAGGCCGAAGACGAGGACGCCGCCGAGGAGGAAGAGGCCGCGGCGGAGCAGCCGGCTCGGCCGCCGCTCAGTCCGGTGGTGACACTGGCTGTTCTGCTGTTGGTCGCGGGGGCGGTGCTGGGGTCGTGGATCGCGCTGGCGGCGGGCTGGCTGCTGGCGTATGCGTCGCGGCGGTTGAGCCGGGGGGAGGCGAAGTTCGCGGCGATGGGTGTGCCGGGGGTCGTCGTCGGCGGTCTGTTGGTGTGGTTGTGGGGCCGGTTCGACGGACGGTGGGGTGAGCCGATCGCCGAGGGGCGGTTGGGGCAGGAGCTGCTCGACGGGCTGCCGGGGATGGTGCGGGTCGCGGCCATCGCCTCGGCGCTGTTCCTGGTGTGGCGGATGAGGCGATGGCCGCGGGGCTGA
- a CDS encoding helicase C-terminal domain-containing protein, translating into MTAPPPRTLADELRTRSDSGLVGLLRARPDLLSPVPGDVTQLATRAGTRASVVRAVERLDRFALQTAEALAVGPDPCPYETLGALMAGDAGDEAVAAELPRAVAELRAQALVWGPDDRLRLVRTARELLTPSATHPSPTGLGPTVAEATAGMSPGRLQDILATAGLPPTHDPVTAVAALTALFADRARMTALLDTAPAESVAVLDKLRWGPPYGGVTDRPAPHLQWLLDRGLLLPAGARNVVLPREAALHLRAGRAHRTPEPVPPALAPLTERDPHLVDNAAAGQAFTALATVEELLKEWDLGGPPVLRAGGMSVRDLKRTAAALDTTEQLAAFWLELTYAAGLLASDGEADERYAATPAAEEWLELPDHERWATLVAGWLPATRTPGLVGSADPKGRALAALGPHLDRSPAPEVRRRTLALLATLPPGASVPDQAVLDRLSWERPLRGATPAADASETPPAPDSDLRSRLAQWTLTEAELLGVTGRGALATHGRALVDTEPAAAIPTPAETQTAAARAAALLAPHLPEPLDHVLLQADLTAVAPGPLRRPLAEALGVLADVESKGGATVYRFTPASVRRALDTGRTAAELQDFLTTHSRTPVPQPLSYLIDDVARKHGRLRIGAAAAYVRCDDNALLAEILADRRAAALGLRRLAPTVLAAQTSPGQLLDGLRAMGYAPAAETASGDVLIARADSYRTPPRTAPTPVPEGPPSPDATLLAAAVRAIRAGDLAATAERKHVRAAAPAGDALPRTTSAETLATMQAAALTGSAVWIGYVNADGAASQRVIAPVRVEGGFVTAYDHTSDEVRTYPLHRITGVAELADESAP; encoded by the coding sequence ATGACCGCCCCACCACCCCGCACCCTCGCCGACGAGCTCAGGACCCGCAGCGACAGCGGGCTGGTCGGGCTGCTGCGGGCCCGGCCGGATCTGCTCAGTCCGGTGCCCGGGGATGTCACGCAGCTGGCGACCCGCGCCGGGACGCGGGCGTCCGTCGTCCGCGCGGTGGAGCGGCTCGACCGGTTCGCGCTGCAGACCGCGGAGGCGCTGGCGGTGGGGCCCGACCCCTGCCCGTACGAGACGCTCGGCGCGCTGATGGCCGGTGACGCCGGGGACGAGGCGGTCGCCGCGGAGCTGCCCCGGGCGGTGGCCGAGCTGCGTGCGCAGGCGCTGGTCTGGGGCCCCGACGACCGGCTGCGGCTGGTGCGTACGGCCCGTGAGCTGCTCACCCCCAGTGCCACCCATCCGTCCCCCACCGGCCTGGGCCCGACCGTCGCCGAGGCCACGGCCGGGATGTCCCCCGGGCGGCTGCAGGACATCCTCGCCACGGCCGGGCTGCCCCCCACCCACGACCCGGTCACCGCGGTGGCCGCGCTCACCGCCCTCTTCGCCGACCGCGCCCGGATGACGGCGCTGCTCGACACCGCCCCCGCCGAGTCCGTCGCCGTTCTCGACAAGCTGCGCTGGGGCCCGCCGTACGGCGGCGTCACCGACCGCCCGGCCCCGCATCTGCAGTGGCTGCTCGACCGCGGACTGCTGCTCCCGGCGGGCGCGCGCAATGTCGTACTGCCCCGGGAAGCGGCCCTCCATCTGCGGGCGGGGCGGGCGCACCGCACGCCCGAGCCGGTGCCGCCCGCCCTCGCCCCGCTCACGGAACGCGATCCACACCTTGTGGACAACGCCGCCGCGGGCCAGGCGTTCACCGCGCTCGCGACCGTCGAGGAACTGCTCAAGGAATGGGACCTCGGCGGGCCGCCGGTACTGCGCGCCGGCGGCATGAGCGTCCGCGACCTCAAGCGGACCGCCGCCGCCCTCGACACCACGGAGCAGCTGGCCGCCTTCTGGCTCGAACTCACCTATGCGGCGGGCCTGCTGGCCTCCGACGGCGAGGCCGACGAACGGTACGCGGCCACGCCCGCCGCCGAGGAGTGGCTGGAGCTGCCCGACCACGAGCGCTGGGCCACGCTGGTGGCCGGATGGCTGCCCGCGACCCGTACGCCGGGCCTGGTCGGCAGCGCCGACCCGAAGGGCCGCGCCCTCGCCGCCCTCGGTCCGCACCTCGACCGCTCCCCCGCCCCCGAGGTCCGCCGACGCACCCTCGCGCTCCTGGCCACTCTCCCTCCCGGCGCGTCCGTACCGGACCAGGCCGTCCTCGACCGGCTGAGCTGGGAACGCCCCCTGCGGGGAGCAACTCCGGCAGCCGACGCCTCGGAAACCCCGCCCGCCCCGGACTCCGACCTGCGCTCCCGCCTCGCCCAATGGACGCTCACCGAGGCCGAGTTGCTGGGTGTGACCGGACGCGGCGCGCTGGCCACCCATGGCCGCGCCCTCGTCGACACGGAACCGGCCGCCGCGATCCCCACCCCCGCCGAAACACAGACGGCGGCTGCGCGCGCCGCCGCCCTCCTGGCCCCCCACCTCCCCGAACCCCTCGACCACGTCCTGCTCCAGGCGGACTTGACGGCGGTCGCCCCCGGCCCGCTGCGCCGCCCGCTCGCCGAGGCGCTCGGCGTACTCGCCGACGTCGAGTCCAAGGGCGGCGCGACGGTCTACCGCTTCACCCCCGCCTCCGTACGCCGTGCCCTGGACACCGGCCGTACCGCCGCCGAACTCCAGGACTTCCTCACCACCCACTCCCGCACCCCGGTCCCCCAGCCGCTCAGCTATCTCATCGACGATGTGGCCCGCAAACACGGCCGGCTGAGGATCGGCGCGGCCGCCGCGTATGTCCGCTGCGACGACAACGCGCTGCTCGCCGAGATCCTCGCCGACCGCCGCGCCGCCGCCCTCGGCCTGCGCCGCCTCGCCCCGACCGTGCTGGCCGCCCAGACGTCGCCCGGCCAACTCCTGGACGGCCTACGGGCGATGGGCTACGCCCCGGCCGCGGAGACCGCTTCCGGCGATGTCCTGATCGCCCGCGCCGACTCCTACCGCACCCCGCCGCGCACCGCCCCCACCCCGGTCCCGGAGGGCCCGCCGTCCCCCGACGCCACCCTCCTCGCAGCGGCCGTCCGCGCCATCCGCGCCGGCGACCTCGCCGCCACCGCGGAACGCAAACATGTCCGCGCCGCCGCCCCGGCCGGCGACGCGCTCCCCCGCACCACCTCCGCCGAGACCCTCGCCACCATGCAGGCGGCGGCCCTCACCGGCTCCGCCGTCTGGATCGGCTACGTCAACGCCGACGGCGCCGCCAGCCAGCGCGTCATCGCCCCGGTCCGCGTCGAGGGCGGCTTCGTCACCGCCTACGACCACACCTCGGACGAGGTCCGCACCTATCCGCTGCACCGGATCACGGGGGTCGCCGAACTCGCCGACGAGTCCGCGCCCTGA
- a CDS encoding recombinase family protein — MAERGLAKDSLMKIATDLSKSDIPSPGHSSRQSTGRRSDSKQWYTTTLKSLLTNPQLLGQVIEDGKPILRTDGLPLVTRPPILDMDTWHTLQDELKRRAGSGEQRRHGTALLRAVLYCGVCHSRMYTYTSKGKLRHRCIGRLKRRQRTGEQGTCYGPSVPAEHSEAHVTDLFPEKAGRAEVVRMVEHAGEDFRPQIRQAEEALSDLEKDRYERGLSKGEDGAKRYADQYAKLEDRLASLKDMQRNAKPAGVEGAARRQM; from the coding sequence ATCGCGGAACGGGGCCTGGCGAAGGACTCGCTCATGAAGATCGCAACGGACCTCAGTAAGTCCGACATCCCGTCGCCGGGGCACTCGTCACGTCAGTCGACTGGCAGGCGCAGCGACTCGAAGCAGTGGTACACGACCACGCTCAAGAGCCTGCTCACCAACCCGCAGCTCCTTGGGCAGGTGATCGAGGACGGCAAGCCGATCCTCCGCACGGACGGCCTTCCGCTCGTCACGCGTCCGCCGATCCTGGACATGGACACATGGCACACGTTGCAGGACGAGCTGAAGCGGCGTGCCGGGTCGGGTGAACAACGCCGTCACGGTACGGCCCTGCTCCGCGCCGTTCTGTACTGCGGTGTGTGCCATTCCCGCATGTACACGTACACATCCAAGGGGAAGCTCCGCCACCGCTGCATCGGGCGCCTGAAGCGACGCCAACGCACAGGCGAACAGGGCACGTGTTACGGCCCGTCCGTCCCGGCAGAGCACTCCGAAGCGCACGTGACGGATCTGTTCCCTGAGAAGGCCGGCCGGGCGGAAGTCGTGCGCATGGTGGAGCACGCAGGCGAGGACTTCCGTCCGCAGATCCGGCAGGCCGAGGAAGCGCTCAGCGACCTGGAGAAGGACCGGTACGAGCGTGGCCTGTCCAAGGGGGAGGACGGCGCGAAGCGTTACGCCGACCAGTACGCGAAGTTGGAGGACCGGCTGGCGTCGCTCAAGGACATGCAACGCAACGCCAAGCCTGCCGGGGTGGAAGGGGCTGCTCGGCGGCAGATGTGA
- a CDS encoding DNA repair helicase XPB has product MSCLIVQSDKTLLLEVDHELADACRRAIAPFAELERAPEHIHTYRVTPLGLWNARAAGHDAEQVVDALVQFSRYPVPHALLIDIAETMSRYGRLTLVKHPTHGLLLTTTDRPVLEEILRSKKVQPLVGARIDPDSVVVHPSERGQIKQTLLKLGWPAEDHAGYVDGEAHPIELAEDGWALRPYQRQAVEGFWHGGSGVVVLPCGAGKTLVGAGAMAQAQATTLILVTNTVSARQWKHELVRRTSLTEDEIGEYSGTRKEIRPVTIATYQVLTTKRKGVYPHLELFDSRDWGLIVYDEVHLLPAPVFKFTADLQARRRLGLTATLVREDGRESDVFSLIGPKRFDAPWKEIESQGYIAPADCVEVRVNLTDSERLTYATAETDEKYRFCATTDSKQRVTEALVRRHQGEQTLVIGQYIDQLDELGEHLDAPVIKGETTNAQREKLFGAFREGEISVLVVSKVANFSIDLPEATVAIQVSGTFGSRQEEAQRLGRVLRPKADGHEARFYSVVARDTIDQDFAAHRQRFLSEQGYAYRIVDADELLSAEEDV; this is encoded by the coding sequence GTGTCCTGCTTGATCGTCCAGAGCGACAAGACGCTGCTGCTGGAGGTGGACCATGAGCTGGCGGACGCCTGCCGTCGGGCCATCGCCCCCTTCGCGGAGCTGGAGCGGGCGCCGGAGCACATCCACACCTACCGGGTGACACCCCTCGGGCTGTGGAACGCGCGGGCGGCCGGGCACGACGCCGAGCAGGTCGTGGACGCGCTGGTGCAGTTCTCGCGGTACCCCGTGCCGCACGCGCTGCTCATCGACATCGCCGAGACGATGTCCCGGTACGGACGGCTCACCCTCGTCAAGCACCCCACCCACGGGCTGCTGCTGACCACCACCGACCGCCCGGTGCTGGAGGAGATCCTGCGGTCGAAGAAGGTGCAGCCGCTGGTCGGGGCGCGGATCGATCCGGACAGCGTGGTCGTCCACCCCTCCGAGCGCGGGCAGATCAAGCAGACGCTGCTCAAGCTCGGCTGGCCGGCCGAGGACCACGCCGGTTACGTCGACGGTGAGGCGCACCCCATCGAGCTGGCCGAGGACGGCTGGGCGCTGCGGCCGTATCAGCGGCAGGCCGTGGAGGGCTTCTGGCACGGCGGCTCCGGTGTCGTGGTGCTGCCGTGCGGTGCGGGAAAGACGCTGGTGGGGGCCGGGGCGATGGCCCAGGCCCAGGCCACCACACTGATCTTGGTGACGAACACCGTCTCCGCCCGGCAGTGGAAGCACGAGCTGGTGCGGCGCACCTCGCTGACCGAGGACGAGATCGGTGAGTACAGCGGGACGAGGAAGGAGATCCGGCCGGTCACCATCGCCACGTACCAGGTGCTGACGACCAAGCGGAAGGGCGTCTATCCGCATCTGGAGCTGTTCGACTCCCGGGACTGGGGCCTGATCGTCTATGACGAGGTGCATCTGCTGCCCGCCCCGGTCTTCAAGTTCACCGCCGATCTGCAGGCCCGGAGGCGGCTGGGGCTGACCGCGACGCTGGTGCGTGAGGACGGGCGCGAGTCGGACGTCTTCTCGCTCATCGGTCCCAAACGGTTCGACGCTCCGTGGAAGGAGATCGAGTCGCAGGGTTACATCGCGCCCGCGGACTGTGTCGAGGTGCGGGTCAATCTGACCGACTCGGAGCGGCTGACGTACGCGACGGCCGAGACCGACGAGAAGTACCGGTTCTGTGCGACCACGGACAGCAAGCAGCGGGTGACCGAGGCGCTGGTCCGCCGGCACCAGGGCGAGCAGACGCTGGTCATCGGGCAGTACATCGATCAGCTGGACGAGCTCGGGGAGCATCTGGACGCCCCGGTCATCAAGGGCGAGACGACCAACGCGCAGCGCGAGAAGCTCTTCGGGGCCTTCCGCGAAGGCGAGATCTCCGTCCTGGTCGTCTCCAAGGTCGCCAACTTCTCCATCGACCTGCCGGAGGCGACGGTCGCGATCCAGGTGTCCGGCACCTTCGGTTCACGCCAGGAAGAGGCCCAGCGGCTCGGCCGTGTCCTGCGCCCGAAGGCCGACGGCCACGAGGCCCGCTTCTACTCGGTCGTCGCCCGCGACACCATCGACCAGGACTTCGCGGCGCACCGCCAGCGCTTCCTGTCCGAGCAGGGGTACGCGTACCGGATCGTGGATGCGGACGAGCTGCTGTCGGCGGAGGAGGACGTGTAG
- a CDS encoding glycosyltransferase 87 family protein, translating into MSAADGTQAWTWRRSWAQSVARPRRPVIAAGLLVASFAGLWLLHTVQWFPMPDIAVYRAEGEAALTGGDLYGFTVTRWELPATYPPFAALLFIPTTWVSLSTLKVTCVLVNAALLALLIHLSCKAAGLRKAAFAAPTLLTATALGLWLEPVFQTFVFGQINLALACLVLWDLTRPDGARFKGFAIGIAAGIKLTPALFAVYLLVTGRVKAACTALAGFAVSVLLGLLVLPDASIEFWTRRVFETDRVGLVWIVDNQSLQGLMARVLHIPEPGIVWAASALLAAIAGLCVARRIHVRRGPDIWGVLCTAVTALLVSPISWSHHWVWCVPLLAALAAHTRGVAWRRALPAVVTLAFTARTLWIVPHRGYRDLHLPWWEQPFAAPYSLLGLALLAALAWWTRHGTDASPALDHSDDSHHGDDSHHGDAPHHSDDSPHSAHSDDRRNRPGGPGRIPLPRAEDRASTRTRAN; encoded by the coding sequence GTGTCTGCCGCCGACGGGACACAGGCGTGGACGTGGAGGCGGAGCTGGGCACAGAGCGTCGCCAGACCGCGCCGTCCGGTGATCGCAGCGGGTCTGCTTGTGGCGTCGTTCGCCGGTCTGTGGCTGCTGCATACGGTCCAGTGGTTCCCGATGCCCGACATAGCCGTCTACCGCGCGGAAGGCGAGGCCGCGCTCACCGGCGGCGATCTCTACGGCTTCACCGTCACCAGGTGGGAACTCCCCGCCACCTACCCGCCCTTCGCCGCTCTCCTCTTCATACCGACGACCTGGGTCTCGCTCAGCACCCTCAAAGTCACCTGTGTTCTCGTCAACGCCGCCCTTCTCGCCCTGCTGATACACCTCTCCTGCAAGGCCGCCGGCCTGCGCAAGGCCGCCTTCGCCGCGCCCACCCTCCTCACCGCCACCGCACTCGGCCTCTGGCTCGAACCGGTCTTCCAGACCTTTGTCTTCGGCCAGATCAACCTCGCCCTGGCCTGCCTGGTCCTGTGGGACCTCACCCGCCCGGACGGCGCCCGGTTCAAGGGCTTCGCCATCGGCATAGCGGCAGGCATCAAGCTCACCCCCGCCCTGTTCGCCGTCTACCTCCTCGTCACCGGCCGGGTGAAGGCCGCCTGCACCGCCCTCGCCGGATTCGCCGTCTCCGTGCTGCTCGGCCTGCTCGTCCTGCCGGACGCGAGCATCGAGTTCTGGACGCGGCGGGTATTCGAGACCGACCGGGTCGGCCTGGTCTGGATCGTCGACAACCAATCCCTCCAGGGCCTGATGGCCCGGGTCCTGCACATTCCCGAGCCGGGCATCGTGTGGGCCGCGTCGGCGCTGCTCGCCGCCATAGCCGGGCTCTGTGTGGCCCGCCGGATCCATGTGCGGCGCGGTCCCGACATCTGGGGCGTGCTCTGCACGGCCGTCACGGCGCTGCTCGTCTCACCGATCAGCTGGTCCCACCACTGGGTCTGGTGTGTTCCGCTGCTGGCCGCGCTCGCCGCACACACCAGGGGTGTCGCCTGGCGCCGGGCTCTGCCGGCCGTCGTCACCCTGGCCTTCACCGCCCGCACCCTGTGGATAGTCCCGCACCGCGGTTACCGCGACCTGCACTTGCCCTGGTGGGAGCAGCCGTTCGCCGCGCCGTACTCCCTGCTGGGCCTGGCGCTCCTGGCAGCGCTGGCGTGGTGGACCCGGCACGGCACCGACGCCTCCCCCGCCCTCGACCACTCAGACGACTCCCACCACGGCGACGACTCCCACCACGGCGACGCCCCCCATCACAGCGACGATTCCCCCCACTCAGCGCACTCCGACGATCGCCGTAACCGCCCCGGCGGTCCCGGCCGGATCCCGCTGCCCCGCGCGGAGGACCGGGCGAGTACGCGGACCCGCGCGAACTGA